The genomic region TGTTTGGATTTATATTTTTAGCTGCACAAGCAATCCCTGAAATAAGTCCTCCTCCACCAATTGGTACTAAAATAACATCTACATCTGGTAACTCTTCTAATATTTCTAAAGAGATTGTTCCTTGTCCTTCAATAACATCCTCATCATCAAAAGGATGTACATAAGTATATCCATATTCTTCTTGTAAAAAAACCGCATGTTTGGCAGCATCATCATAAACCTCTCCATGCAATACTACATTTGCACCATGACTTTTAGTTGCCTCAATCTTAATCAAAGGTGTATGACTAGGCATAACAATAGTCGATTGAACACCTAACTTTTTAGCTGCATACGCTACTCCCTGCGCATGATTCCCAGCCGAAGAAGCAATTAATCCTTTTTGCTTTGCTTGATCATCTAACTTAACTATTTTATTATAAGCACCACGTAATTTAAATGCCCCTGTTTTTTGTAAGTTTTCTGGTTTAATATATACATCATTTCCACTTTCTAATGAAAAAGCTTCACTATGTATTAATTTTGTTTCCTCTATTACTTCATCTACCCTCTTTTTTGCAGCTTGAAAATCTTGTAATTCCAACAAAACAATCCCCTCCTTATTTTATACAAGTATAGCATAAAAAAATATTGATTTACATCAATATTTTTAGGATTTCTTTTTTATTTGTTTTTGTTTATGATCATACTCATAATTATTAAGTTCTAATTTATTCATTATTACTTGATAGTCTTCATCATATACTTCAACAATTGTTTCTAAAGACATGTCATCATCACGTAGCTTTGTATTTAGTATACTTACTAACATTGCAATATCTTTTGGTAACATTATATTTCACCCTTTTCTTGTAACATTTTTAAACAATGATAAATACCTTCTTCATCATTACTAGTAGTAATATAATTTGCTTTCTCTTTTACTTCCTCTACTGCATTTTCCATAGCCACACCAAATCCAGCAAATTCAATCATACTAAGATCATTATACCCATCTCCAAAAGAAATTAACTCTTCTTTTGTAATACCCATCTCTTTCATCAATGCATCAAGAGAAGCACCTTTATCAATCCCTTCTGCCATTACTTCAATAAAGAATGGTGCAGAACGATAAATACTCAATACCCCTTGATAAGGAGCTTTGAATTCATCAATAATACTAGCTACATAACTAGGTTCCCCTGTTAACAATACTTTATTACGACTAGTATCTACTACCTTCTTAAAATCATCAATATGACAAATAGACATTCTTGTTATTTCACTTTCATAAAGAACATATTCATCTTCTCCATCTTCACTAAGAATATTCGTATCATTATAACTAAGTGCACATAAATGATATTCTCTAGCACGATCAAATATTTCATCAATCAACTCTTTTTTCACCACTTTATCATATACACACTCCCCACTCATAAACTCTTGTACATTCGCACCATTATAAGATAATAAATATCCCCCATACTTATCCATCCCCAATTCTTTTGCTTCTGCCATTAAACCAGGAGTTGGTCTTCCAGATGCTAAAATAATTTTCACACCCTTACTTGCAAGCTCTATTAACATCTCTTTTGTTTTTGGTAAGATTTCTTTTTTATTCGATAGTAATGTTCCATCAATATCCAATGCAATCGCTTTATACTTCATCTCTTTATCTCCCTAATTTCATTTCTATTAATTTTATAAGTAAATCTGTATCTTTTTTCGTTCTTTTTGAATAATGGGTAGAATATCCTTTTTTTCTCTCTTTTTGTCCAATATGACGTTGCATCAAATACATATCAATATTATCATTTGTCACTTCAAATCCTCTAGGATTAATCACATCACTCCCCTTTGCTAGAACCAAAGCAGATAAACCATAATCTTGTGTTATTACTAAATCACCCTTTTGACATTCTTTTACAATCGCTAAATCAACTGCATCATTACCTGGATGAATCCCTACAACCTCACTATATTCATCCTCTATCTCATGATTATAATCACAATAAATAATCACTGGAACTTCTTGTTTCCTTGCTACCTGTACTATTTCCTTACGATCAGGACAAGCATCCCCATCAATTATAACTTTCATTATTCCACCACTATCTTTCTAGATCTTTGTACATTATTCCCTTGAGAATTAGTAACAGCATAAATCACTTCATAAAAACCAGCTTGTGATGTATCAACATCATTTTTTATAATCACAATTTCACCAGTAATATCATTTCCTAATCCATCACTTGCACTAACTCCTGCTAATGGATCAAAATAACTTCCTATTTCAATAGTCACTGTATCAACACCACTAAATGAAGGAATATTGTTATTATCACCAACATTTATTTTGATACGTAACGTTGTAGAAGAATTATTAGAAGCATCTCTTACAACAATACTTTCAATATAAGTACCCTCTTCTAAATATGTTTTTGATTCTATATATTCTTGTCCCTCTAAAAAATAAACAGTATAATCCATTGACTCATCACTTACAACTACCAAATCACTAGCAATCAATGTTGCTCCAGTAGCAACATTGACTTGTACAGACAATAAGCTTGCAGTTGGGTTGGTAGTATCTATCACTTGAATAGTAAAAGGATATTCTTTCCCTAAATAAATAATAGTGCAATTATAAGTACCTACTTCATTCATCACAGCACTAAGATTCAGTTCCGCATCTTCTTTTACTTGATCACTAGCAATAATATAATCACCAATATTTGTAGATATTTCTGACTTTCCATATTCATATACAAATGTATCTTTTTTTAGTTGAATCTCCTCAATATTTGTAGTTAATAAGAGTAACGAACAGCTACAAACAATAAAAAAAGTACTTATACACATAATAATTTTATTTTTCATGCTATCGCCCCCTTTAGGTTTCATTATAGCATATTTTTTAAAAGTACCATACTTTTAAGTATTAAAAATTGCATTTCATATGAAAAAAGTAGGTTTCCCTACTTTTATAATCTACTCAATACTTTTTCTTTTCCTAATAATGCAATTGAACTAGCTAAATCCGGTCCATGCATTGATCCAGTTGTAGCAATACGTAAAGGCATAAATAACATTTTCCCTTTTGCACCAGCTTCTTTTTGTGTTGCTTTAATACATGCTTGCACACTTTCTCTAGTCAATTCATCTTCGTCATTTATCATCTTCTTAAAGACAGCTAACGTATTATCAATACCTTCTTGTTGCATAAAATCACTAGCTTCTTGATCTAATTCAATAGTATCTTCAAAGAATATTTTTACCAACTCTACAATCTCTTTACCAAAAGATAATTGTTCATGATAAACAGCTACTAATGCTTTTACCCATTGGTCACTATGATTACTTAAATCATATGCTTCTTCTAAAAATGGTGTACACAAACAAACAACATCTTCTAAACTTCTTTCTTTAATATAACGATTATTAACCCAAGTTAACTTATCTTTATCAAACATAGAAGGAGATTTAGATAATCGATGTTCATCAAAAATAGAAATCAATTCTTCTTTTGAGAATATTTCTTGTTCCCCTTCAGGAGACCAACCTAACAATGACATGAAGTTAAACATAGCATCTGGTAAATATCCTTCTTCTTTATATTGAGAAACGAATTGCATAATTGATTCATCTCTTTTTGATAATTTCTTTCTTTGTTCATTTACAATTAATGTCATATGACCATAAGTAGGTGCAGTCCATCCTAACATTTCATAAATCATTAATTGTTTAGGAGTATTACTTAAATGTTCTTCTCCTCTAAATACATGAGAAATTTCCATTGTATAATCATCAATAACTACTGCATAATTATAAGTTGGTATTCCATTTGCCTTTACTAAAACCCAATCACCAATATCTTGTGATTCAAAAGAAACATGTCCACGAATCATATCCTCAAAAGCATATGTTTTTCCTTCTGGTACACGAACACGAATAGTATAAGGTGTTCCTTTAGCTTCCAATGCTTCCACTTCTTCTTTGGAAAGATTTGCACACTTACGATTATACATCGGTGCCATTCCTGCATCACTTTGACGAGTATGTTCTTCTTCCAATTCTTCTGGAGTACAAAAACACTTATAAGCACATCCCATTTCTAATAACTTTTCTGTTACCTCACGATAAATGTCTAAACGTTCCATTTGACGATAAGGAGCATACTTTGGATTTGGATTTAATGGAGATTCATCTGGAGTAATCCCTAACCAAGCTAAGTTTTCTAACTGACTAGCTTCTCCACCAGCGATATTTCTCTCAATATCCGTATCCTCTAAACGAAATACAAAATCACCATCATGATGTTTTGCGAATAAATAATTAAATAAAGCGGTTCTAGCACCACCTATATGTAAATGTCCAGTTGGACTTGGAGCATAACGTACTCTTACTTTTGTCATTCTATTTTCCTTCTTTCCTTAATAATACAACTGCTTGTGCTTGCATACCCAATCCTTCACCAATCCACCCTAGCTTTTCACCACGAGTTGCCTTGATATTCACATCTTCGATATTACAACATAATACACGACTAATGTTTTCTCTCATAGTTGGAATATACACAGCTAATTTAGGCTTTTCTGCCAAAACGATGGCATCTAAATTATTAATAACATATCCTCGCTCTTTCATCATTACATACGTTTTTTCTAATAATACCAATGAATCAATCCCAGCATACTGGGGATCAGAATCACTAAAATGGGTTCCAATATCACCCAATCCAAGTGCTCCTATCACACTTTCAATAATTGCATGTACTAAAACATCAGCATCACTATGACCAAGTAACCCTTTTTCAAAAGGAATCTCTACTCCTCCTAAAATAAGCTTACGATCTGGTACTAATTGATGAATATCGATAGATTGTCCAATTCGATACATATGTCTTCACCTCAAGGACCATTTTATCATAATGCCCTACATTATACAAAAAGAACTTCAAAAATATGAAGTTCTAAGCGTTCTTTTTAGAAGCATGTATAAATGCTTCAAATAATGGATGTGGTTTATTTGGTCTAGAACCGAATTCAGGATGGAATTGTCCAGCCACATAAAATGGATGATCCTCTAATTCAATAATTTCCACTAAATCCCTCTCTAAATTAACTCCCACAATATTCATTCCATGTCTTTCAAGAACATCACGATAATTGTTATTAAATTCATAACGATGACGATGTCTTTCTTGAATATCACTTTGTTTATAAGCTTCACTAGCTTTTGAACCTGGAAGAATATGACAATCATAAACTCCTAGTCTTTGTGTTCCACCTAGATTTTGTAAATCTTGATCTTGCATCAAATGAATTAATGGATGTTTTGTAGTTGGATCAAATTCAATACTATTTGCATTATCTAACCCACATACATTTCTAGCAAACTCTATTGCCATTAATTGCATTCCTAAACAAATCCCAAAACAAGGAACTTTATTTTCTCTAGCATGAGTTACTGCACAAATAATTCCTTCAATACCTCTATGTCCAAAACCACCAGGTATAATCACACCAGCATTTCCAGCTAATTTATCAGCTACATTTTCTTTAGTTATTTCTTCACTATCAACCCAATTAATATTTACTTTCACATCTTCATAATAACCAGCATGATGTAATGATTCATTTACTGACAAATAAGCATCTGGAAGCTCTGTATACTTTCCAACTAAAGCAATTGAAATCTCTTGCTTTAATCCTTTTACACGATCAATTAATTGATCCCATTCCACCATATCAGCCTTAGGTGCATCCACACGTAAATGTTCCAATACCAATTCATCCATACCTTGTTCTAATAACATTTTTGGTAACTCATACAATACTTCTACATCATAATTAGAAATAACTGCTCTAGTAGGTACATTACAGAACAATGAAATTTTTTCTTTTAATTCATCTTCTATATATTTTTCACTACGACAAACAATAAAGTCTGGTTGAATACCATACCCTCTTAATTCTTTTACACTATGTTGTGTTGGTTTTGTTTTTACTTCATGACTCGCACCAATAAAAGGTAATAAAGTCGTATGAATATAACATGTATTTTCTATTCCTAAATCCAAACGAACTTGGCGAATTGCTTCAATAAAAGGTAAACTTTCAATATCTCCCACCGTTCCACCAATTTCAGTAATCACAATATCCGCATTTGTACTTTCTCCAGCTTGATAAATCTTTTCCTTTATCTCATTTGTAATATGAGGAACTACTTGTACAGTCGCTCCTAAATATTTTCCAGCACGTTCTTTTGAAATAACATTATTATAAATTCTTCCTGTTGTAATCGAACAATTTCTATTTAATTCTTCATCAATAAATCTTTCATAGTGACCTAAATCTAAATCCGTTTCCGCTCCATCTACCGTTACAAAAACTTCGCCATGTTGATATGGTGACATTGTTCCTGGATCCACATTAATATAAGGATCTAACTTTTGCATACACACCTTTAATCCACGTTGTTTTAAAATACGTCCCAAAGAAGCTGCCGTTAATCCTTTACCTAACCCTGAAACTACTCCACCTGTTACAAATATATATTTCATATAATTCCCCTTTACTATATCTAGCTTTTACCTATTATGTTTATAAAACAAAAAAAGCCCTTTGCAGGGTTGTGCACTTTAGTGCCCTTTAATATACTATCAAATCATTGCCTATATTACAAGCCTTTTGTGTTTAAACAATAAAAAAAGAGCCTAAGCTCTATTTTTACGATCAGGTGCTTTTTTGGGAGAGGAGACACCTGATCAGTTTGTATTATGTTCATCGACCGTGCTATAGATTTTTTGGGAGAGGGATCTATAACACTTCTATCGACAAGACATATCCTACTAAAGGTATATGAATTGAATGTGAACTTTGTATTTATTTGTCATTTTTTTATACAAAAATTATTTTTTTATGATATTTTCATAGTTTTTTATGTAAACAATAACTATAGATGCCTAATTGAATAAAAAAACAACCCAAAGGTTGTTTAAGCTGACTTTTCTTTTTTTCTTTCTTTACGTTGTTTCTTTTCCATTACACGACGATTTTGCGCATATTCTTTAACTTGCACATTTACACGTTTGTTTCCTGAAACAATCGCACTTGTAAACTCTAAATTTGACTTTGGAGAAACAACAACACGTTTCCCACTTTCTAAATATATTTCTAATGTTCTAGGATCAGTAATTATTTTTGTAAGCCTAGGTGCTGGATCACTAATAGTTTCTATTGACATTAAGTTATACTCTTTTGTTTTTCTTAAACGATAATGAACTTCTAAAGTCTTACGTGTAATAGAATACCCACTAGGTCTAAACCCTAGCAAATAACCATAAATAATTAAACCAAATGCTGCAACCGTAAGTGCTCCTGTAAAATCCCCTTGAAAAATTAATATTACAAAATAAATGAAATAAAACAGTTCAAAATATAACACTGCAGGAATTAATCTTTTCTTAAATACTTTTGTTTCCATAATGCCCCTCCAATTTTTAAATATTATACCATTGTTATTTGACTATAACAATTATAAGAAATAGTTTCTATTCCTTATAATTACCATACTCATAAAAAGAAAGGACGGGAACTAACCCGCCCTTCATTATTTTTGTTTGGTTGTAAATCAATTATTACATTACACCTTTTGCTTGTTGTTTTTCGTAAACTAATAAGAATGGTGTATAAACTAATACTGCAACAGCGATTACGATAGCTTGTGACACAGCCCCTTGCCATGCACCACCTGTAGCTAAGAAACCAAGTAATACTGGTGGAGTTGTCCAAGGCACTGAAATACATACGTAAGGACAGAATCCGATAGCTGATAAAATATAACCAATGATGATAGTAATACATGGTGTGAATACAAATGGAATACCTAAGATTGGATTTAATACCATTGGTACACCGAATGTAACTGTTTCATTGATGTTGAATAAACCTGGAACGATTGATAAACCAGCAACTGCTCTATTATCTTCACGTTTAGAGAAGATGAAGATTGCGATTACTAAACCAAGAGTAACCCCAGATCCACCGAATTCACCAAACATTTGTAAGAATCCCATGTTTACTAAGTATTCTGGAGTTTCTCCATTTTCAAAAGCAGTAGTATTAGCTAATGTTAAAGGAGTATATAATGTTTCTTTAACAGCTGATAACATGTTGTTACCATGAATACCTACTAACCAGAATAACATGATTAAGATATAAATTACCATTACACCTGGAATAGATGTACCTACAGCAACTAATGGTGACATTAATGAAGCGATAACGTCATTTAAATATAACCCAGTAGCCATTTGGCAAACCATACCAATTGTTGAAGTTAATAATAATACTAAGAATGCAGGAATTAATGCTTCGAATGCACGAGCAACACCTGGTGGTACCATTTCTGGCATTTTAATTTTTAATGCATCTTTTTTCATTAACCAGCAGTAGAATTCTACAGCTAAGATAGCAATGAACATACCAGTGAATAAACCAGTAGCTCCTAATGCATTACTAGAAATACCTGTGAAAGCATCTCCTAAATCTCCTGTGAAAGAAGTTTGAGTAACTGAAATCCATGCAGCTAATCCTAAGATCCCTGGGAAATAACCAGCATAATCTGCTCCTAAATTCCATACTCCAATTTCATAAGCGATACCAAAAGTGATACCAACTGTGATACAAGAAATTGTTGCAAAGCTAATTGCGTTGAATGCTACATTTGTAAATTCTAACGCCATGATAGGGCTCCATAATAAACCTAACCCTGATGATTCATTTACCAATACGCAAGTCCATAAAACCCCAATCGCACCAGCAATTGTTAAAGGCATGAATGTTTGGAATGCATTTTTGATAGATGATAAATACTTGTTTTGACTACACCAAGCGCCTACGCGCCCAAGAGTATCAGCAACTTTGTCCATATTTGTTTCCTCCCTTAAATATTTTTGACACTTCTAATTATAGTAATGAAAGCGCTAAATGTCAACCGCTTTCAAAAAGAAAAGTATGGTATTTTTAAACCAAAAACCATACTTATTAAAAAGTCCTTATT from Tannockella kyphosi harbors:
- a CDS encoding DUF4250 domain-containing protein; amino-acid sequence: MLPKDIAMLVSILNTKLRDDDMSLETIVEVYDEDYQVIMNKLELNNYEYDHKQKQIKKKS
- a CDS encoding Cof-type HAD-IIB family hydrolase, with amino-acid sequence MKYKAIALDIDGTLLSNKKEILPKTKEMLIELASKGVKIILASGRPTPGLMAEAKELGMDKYGGYLLSYNGANVQEFMSGECVYDKVVKKELIDEIFDRAREYHLCALSYNDTNILSEDGEDEYVLYESEITRMSICHIDDFKKVVDTSRNKVLLTGEPSYVASIIDEFKAPYQGVLSIYRSAPFFIEVMAEGIDKGASLDALMKEMGITKEELISFGDGYNDLSMIEFAGFGVAMENAVEEVKEKANYITTSNDEEGIYHCLKMLQEKGEI
- a CDS encoding YaiI/YqxD family protein — protein: MKVIIDGDACPDRKEIVQVARKQEVPVIIYCDYNHEIEDEYSEVVGIHPGNDAVDLAIVKECQKGDLVITQDYGLSALVLAKGSDVINPRGFEVTNDNIDMYLMQRHIGQKERKKGYSTHYSKRTKKDTDLLIKLIEMKLGR
- a CDS encoding immunoglobulin-like domain-containing protein → MKNKIIMCISTFFIVCSCSLLLLTTNIEEIQLKKDTFVYEYGKSEISTNIGDYIIASDQVKEDAELNLSAVMNEVGTYNCTIIYLGKEYPFTIQVIDTTNPTASLLSVQVNVATGATLIASDLVVVSDESMDYTVYFLEGQEYIESKTYLEEGTYIESIVVRDASNNSSTTLRIKINVGDNNNIPSFSGVDTVTIEIGSYFDPLAGVSASDGLGNDITGEIVIIKNDVDTSQAGFYEVIYAVTNSQGNNVQRSRKIVVE
- the gltX gene encoding glutamate--tRNA ligase, coding for MTKVRVRYAPSPTGHLHIGGARTALFNYLFAKHHDGDFVFRLEDTDIERNIAGGEASQLENLAWLGITPDESPLNPNPKYAPYRQMERLDIYREVTEKLLEMGCAYKCFCTPEELEEEHTRQSDAGMAPMYNRKCANLSKEEVEALEAKGTPYTIRVRVPEGKTYAFEDMIRGHVSFESQDIGDWVLVKANGIPTYNYAVVIDDYTMEISHVFRGEEHLSNTPKQLMIYEMLGWTAPTYGHMTLIVNEQRKKLSKRDESIMQFVSQYKEEGYLPDAMFNFMSLLGWSPEGEQEIFSKEELISIFDEHRLSKSPSMFDKDKLTWVNNRYIKERSLEDVVCLCTPFLEEAYDLSNHSDQWVKALVAVYHEQLSFGKEIVELVKIFFEDTIELDQEASDFMQQEGIDNTLAVFKKMINDEDELTRESVQACIKATQKEAGAKGKMLFMPLRIATTGSMHGPDLASSIALLGKEKVLSRL
- the ispF gene encoding 2-C-methyl-D-erythritol 2,4-cyclodiphosphate synthase, giving the protein MYRIGQSIDIHQLVPDRKLILGGVEIPFEKGLLGHSDADVLVHAIIESVIGALGLGDIGTHFSDSDPQYAGIDSLVLLEKTYVMMKERGYVINNLDAIVLAEKPKLAVYIPTMRENISRVLCCNIEDVNIKATRGEKLGWIGEGLGMQAQAVVLLRKEGK
- a CDS encoding CTP synthase; the encoded protein is MKYIFVTGGVVSGLGKGLTAASLGRILKQRGLKVCMQKLDPYINVDPGTMSPYQHGEVFVTVDGAETDLDLGHYERFIDEELNRNCSITTGRIYNNVISKERAGKYLGATVQVVPHITNEIKEKIYQAGESTNADIVITEIGGTVGDIESLPFIEAIRQVRLDLGIENTCYIHTTLLPFIGASHEVKTKPTQHSVKELRGYGIQPDFIVCRSEKYIEDELKEKISLFCNVPTRAVISNYDVEVLYELPKMLLEQGMDELVLEHLRVDAPKADMVEWDQLIDRVKGLKQEISIALVGKYTELPDAYLSVNESLHHAGYYEDVKVNINWVDSEEITKENVADKLAGNAGVIIPGGFGHRGIEGIICAVTHARENKVPCFGICLGMQLMAIEFARNVCGLDNANSIEFDPTTKHPLIHLMQDQDLQNLGGTQRLGVYDCHILPGSKASEAYKQSDIQERHRHRYEFNNNYRDVLERHGMNIVGVNLERDLVEIIELEDHPFYVAGQFHPEFGSRPNKPHPLFEAFIHASKKNA
- a CDS encoding PH domain-containing protein; its protein translation is METKVFKKRLIPAVLYFELFYFIYFVILIFQGDFTGALTVAAFGLIIYGYLLGFRPSGYSITRKTLEVHYRLRKTKEYNLMSIETISDPAPRLTKIITDPRTLEIYLESGKRVVVSPKSNLEFTSAIVSGNKRVNVQVKEYAQNRRVMEKKQRKERKKEKSA
- a CDS encoding PTS sugar transporter subunit IIC, giving the protein MDKVADTLGRVGAWCSQNKYLSSIKNAFQTFMPLTIAGAIGVLWTCVLVNESSGLGLLWSPIMALEFTNVAFNAISFATISCITVGITFGIAYEIGVWNLGADYAGYFPGILGLAAWISVTQTSFTGDLGDAFTGISSNALGATGLFTGMFIAILAVEFYCWLMKKDALKIKMPEMVPPGVARAFEALIPAFLVLLLTSTIGMVCQMATGLYLNDVIASLMSPLVAVGTSIPGVMVIYILIMLFWLVGIHGNNMLSAVKETLYTPLTLANTTAFENGETPEYLVNMGFLQMFGEFGGSGVTLGLVIAIFIFSKREDNRAVAGLSIVPGLFNINETVTFGVPMVLNPILGIPFVFTPCITIIIGYILSAIGFCPYVCISVPWTTPPVLLGFLATGGAWQGAVSQAIVIAVAVLVYTPFLLVYEKQQAKGVM